One Terriglobales bacterium genomic window carries:
- a CDS encoding gamma-glutamyl-gamma-aminobutyrate hydrolase family protein (Members of this family of hydrolases with an active site Cys residue belong to MEROPS family C26.) has product MKPRVAIPVPHSLDPDYAKRALPQYLQGIEAGGGTPVVIALDLSPDEIAKKLAECDAVLLPGSRADIDPSKYGEPRHPRTAETDARRDMADELLLQDAYNVRKPILGICYGMQMLNVYQTGTLVQDIPEQVKSPINHSAGRAVPKAHSVAVEAKSKLAGILGPYLDARGELVVNSSHHQAAAEVGTALRVVARCPDDQVIEAVEGVDPEHFVLGVQWHPERTLEEPASVEIFRRFIQAATAVASRKS; this is encoded by the coding sequence ATGAAACCGCGGGTCGCCATCCCGGTTCCACATTCGCTCGACCCGGATTACGCCAAGCGGGCGCTGCCCCAGTACCTGCAAGGGATCGAAGCCGGCGGAGGCACGCCGGTGGTCATCGCCCTCGACCTGTCGCCCGACGAGATCGCCAAGAAGCTGGCGGAGTGTGATGCGGTCCTGCTGCCGGGCAGCCGCGCCGATATCGATCCCTCGAAGTACGGGGAACCGCGCCATCCCAGGACGGCGGAGACCGATGCGCGCCGCGACATGGCCGACGAGCTCCTGCTCCAGGATGCTTACAACGTGCGCAAGCCCATCCTGGGAATCTGCTACGGGATGCAGATGCTGAACGTGTACCAGACGGGCACGCTGGTGCAGGACATCCCCGAACAGGTGAAGAGCCCCATCAACCACTCCGCCGGACGCGCCGTGCCCAAGGCGCACTCCGTGGCGGTGGAGGCCAAGTCAAAGCTGGCGGGGATCCTTGGGCCGTATCTCGACGCGCGCGGGGAGCTGGTGGTGAACTCGAGCCATCACCAGGCGGCGGCCGAGGTGGGGACGGCGCTGCGGGTGGTGGCGCGCTGCCCCGACGACCAGGTGATCGAAGCGGTCGAAGGGGTGGACCCGGAGCACTTCGTGCTCGGAGTGCAGTGGCATCCGGAAAGGACGCTGGAGGAGCCGGCGTCGGTGGAGATCTTCCGGCGGTTCATTCAAGCCGCAACGGCGGTCGCAAGTCGCAAGTCGTGA
- a CDS encoding SDR family oxidoreductase — protein sequence MSKGVELSLRGRVALITGGSRGIGAACVRMFARAGAKVVFSYQKASGRAKELVRECGDKRCAALQADLDDAKSAKNLVAAAVRKFGRLDCLVANHGIWPPEDVPVNEMSDEQWRRSIGVNLDSVFGLVKHSVAQMKRQRGGHIVIVSSTAGQRGEAFHCDYAATKGAVISMVKGLSTELAPDGIYVNCVAPGWVDTEMAAPALNDPRLRERAMRTIPLGRVGKPEEIAAPILFLCTEHAGFITGEIFNVNGGAVLVG from the coding sequence ATGAGCAAGGGAGTCGAACTGTCGCTACGGGGAAGGGTGGCGCTGATCACCGGGGGATCGCGCGGCATCGGGGCGGCCTGTGTGCGGATGTTCGCGCGCGCCGGCGCGAAGGTGGTGTTCAGCTATCAGAAGGCCTCCGGCCGGGCCAAGGAACTGGTGCGCGAGTGCGGTGACAAGCGGTGCGCGGCGCTGCAGGCCGACCTGGACGACGCCAAGTCGGCGAAGAACCTGGTGGCGGCGGCGGTGAGGAAGTTCGGGCGCCTGGATTGCCTGGTGGCAAACCACGGGATCTGGCCGCCGGAGGACGTCCCGGTGAACGAGATGTCGGACGAGCAATGGCGGCGCAGCATCGGGGTCAACCTCGACAGTGTCTTCGGGCTGGTGAAGCACTCGGTGGCGCAGATGAAGCGGCAGCGCGGCGGGCACATCGTGATCGTCAGCTCCACCGCAGGGCAGCGTGGCGAGGCCTTTCATTGCGATTACGCCGCCACCAAGGGAGCGGTCATCAGCATGGTGAAGGGACTCTCCACCGAGCTGGCGCCGGACGGCATCTACGTGAACTGCGTCGCGCCCGGGTGGGTGGACACGGAGATGGCGGCGCCGGCGCTCAACGATCCGCGCCTGCGCGAGCGGGCGATGCGCACCATCCCCCTGGGACGCGTGGGCAAGCCGGAGGAGATCGCCGCTCCCATCCTGTTCCTGTGCACCGAGCATGCTGGGTTTATCACCGGGGAGATCTTTAACGTGAATGGCGGGGCGGTGCTGGTGGGGTAA